A single window of Helicobacter pylori DNA harbors:
- the secG gene encoding preprotein translocase subunit SecG, protein MTSALLGLQIVLAVLIVVVVLLQKSSSIGLGAYSGSNDSLFGAKGPASFMAKLTMFLGLLFVINTIALGYFYNKEYGKSVLDETKTKLSPLVPATGTLNPTLNPTLNPTLNPTLNPTLNPLEQAPTNPLMPTQTPKEPLNAPSVESPKQNEKNEKNDAKENGIKGVEKTKENAKTPPTTTHQKPKTHATQTNAHTNQKKDEK, encoded by the coding sequence ATGACAAGCGCTCTGTTAGGCTTACAAATTGTTTTAGCGGTATTGATTGTGGTGGTGGTTTTGTTGCAAAAAAGTTCTAGCATCGGCTTAGGGGCTTATAGCGGGAGCAACGATTCTTTATTTGGCGCTAAAGGGCCCGCAAGCTTTATGGCGAAATTGACCATGTTTTTAGGCTTATTGTTTGTCATCAACACCATCGCTTTGGGTTATTTTTACAACAAAGAATACGGCAAGAGCGTTTTAGATGAAACTAAAACTAAGCTTTCGCCCTTAGTCCCTGCCACCGGCACGCTTAACCCTACGCTTAACCCTACGCTTAACCCTACGCTTAATCCCACACTCAACCCAACGCTCAACCCTTTAGAGCAAGCCCCCACTAACCCTTTAATGCCTACACAAACGCCTAAAGAGCCATTAAACGCGCCTTCTGTTGAAAGCCCCAAACAGAATGAAAAAAATGAAAAAAATGATGCCAAAGAAAATGGTATAAAGGGTGTTGAAAAAACCAAAGAGAACGCCAAAACGCCCCCAACCACCACCCACCAAAAGCCTAAAACGCATGCAACACAAACCAACGCCCATACCAACCAAAAAAAGGATGAAAAATAA
- the frr gene encoding ribosome recycling factor: MLQAIYNETKDLMQKSVQALNRDFSTLRSAKVSVNILDHIKVDYYGTPTPLNQVGSVMSLDATTLQISPWEKNLLKEIERAIQEANIGVNPNNDGETIKLFFPPMTSEQRKLIAKDAKAMGEKAKVAVRNIRQDANNQVKKLEKDKEISEDESKKAQEQIQKITDEAIKKIDESVKNKEDAILKV, translated from the coding sequence ATGCTACAAGCCATTTATAACGAAACCAAAGATTTGATGCAAAAAAGCGTTCAAGCTTTAAACAGGGATTTTTCCACTCTAAGGAGCGCGAAAGTTTCAGTCAATATTTTAGATCACATTAAAGTGGATTATTACGGCACGCCCACCCCTTTAAATCAAGTCGGCTCCGTGATGAGTTTGGATGCGACCACCCTTCAAATCAGCCCGTGGGAAAAAAACCTGCTCAAAGAAATTGAAAGAGCCATTCAAGAAGCCAATATTGGCGTCAATCCCAATAACGACGGCGAAACGATCAAGCTTTTTTTCCCGCCCATGACAAGTGAGCAAAGGAAACTCATCGCAAAAGACGCCAAAGCAATGGGCGAAAAGGCTAAAGTGGCTGTAAGGAATATCCGCCAAGACGCCAACAACCAGGTGAAAAAATTAGAAAAAGACAAGGAAATCAGCGAAGATGAAAGCAAAAAAGCCCAAGAGCAGATCCAAAAAATCACCGATGAAGCCATTAAAAAAATTGATGAAAGCGTGAAAAACAAAGAAGACGCGATCTTAAAGGTCTAA
- the pyrE gene encoding orotate phosphoribosyltransferase: MDIKACYQNAQALLEGHFLLSSGFHSNYYLQSAKVLEDPKLAEQLALELAKQIQEAHLNIECVCSPAIGGILAGYELARALGVRFIFTERVDNTMTLRRGFEVKKNERILVCEDIITTGKSAMECAKVLEEKGAHIVAFGALANRGICKRAHSHLKAQEGACLPSHLPLFALEDFVFDMHKPSSCPLCATSVAIKPGSRGN; the protein is encoded by the coding sequence ATGGATATTAAGGCATGTTATCAAAACGCTCAAGCGCTATTAGAGGGGCATTTCTTGCTCAGCAGCGGGTTCCATTCCAATTATTATTTGCAATCCGCTAAAGTCTTAGAAGATCCCAAACTGGCCGAACAATTAGCGCTAGAATTAGCCAAACAAATCCAAGAAGCTCATTTGAATATTGAATGCGTGTGCTCGCCGGCTATTGGGGGGATCTTGGCTGGGTATGAGCTTGCAAGGGCTTTGGGCGTGCGTTTTATATTCACTGAAAGGGTGGATAATACCATGACATTAAGGCGTGGTTTTGAAGTCAAAAAAAATGAAAGAATTTTAGTGTGCGAAGACATCATCACCACAGGAAAATCTGCCATGGAATGCGCTAAAGTTTTAGAAGAAAAGGGCGCTCACATCGTGGCTTTTGGCGCTTTAGCCAATCGGGGCATTTGCAAGCGCGCTCATTCTCATTTAAAAGCCCAAGAGGGTGCGTGTTTGCCTAGCCATTTGCCCCTTTTTGCTTTAGAAGATTTTGTTTTTGACATGCACAAGCCTAGTTCTTGCCCTTTATGCGCTACTAGCGTTGCTATCAAGCCAGGAAGTCGTGGCAACTAA
- a CDS encoding RDD family protein, which produces MATKKTKKNKTPEKKHALESPLKGLNLSLRLKAFITDIFMIYTPMLYIMTYVILGSAKDFRENQSAIFLCLLFYALTHSFFIAFKSQSPGMRYAQFKLVKNNGKKVGFFLALWRFILWVLSMGLLIGFVTPFVFKFFLHDKFSGTHIETIKEET; this is translated from the coding sequence GTGGCAACTAAAAAAACCAAAAAAAATAAAACCCCAGAAAAAAAACATGCTTTAGAAAGCCCTTTAAAAGGGTTGAATCTCTCTTTACGCTTAAAGGCCTTCATCACCGATATTTTTATGATTTATACCCCCATGCTTTATATAATGACTTATGTGATTTTAGGGAGTGCGAAGGATTTTAGGGAAAACCAGAGTGCGATTTTTTTATGCTTGCTTTTTTACGCCCTAACGCACAGCTTTTTTATCGCTTTTAAATCCCAAAGCCCTGGCATGCGTTACGCTCAGTTTAAATTAGTCAAAAATAATGGCAAAAAGGTGGGCTTTTTTTTAGCGTTGTGGCGCTTTATTTTGTGGGTGTTGAGCATGGGGTTACTCATAGGGTTTGTTACGCCTTTTGTTTTTAAGTTTTTTTTGCATGACAAATTCAGCGGCACTCATATTGAAACCATCAAGGAGGAAACATGA
- a CDS encoding SIR2 family NAD-dependent protein deacylase, whose product MKNLVILSGAGISAESGIKTFRDADGLWEGHDIMEVASPYGWKKNPQKVLDFYNQRRRQLFEVYPNKAHKALAELEKHYQVNIITQNVDDLHERAGSSRILHLHGELLSVRSEKDPNLVYRWEKDLNLGDLAKDKSQLRPNIVWFGEAVPLLKEAISLVKQAHLLIIIGTSLQVYPAASLYTHAHKDALIYYIDPKAKNAHLPQNVQCINESAVHAMQDLMPKLIEMAS is encoded by the coding sequence ATGAAAAATTTAGTGATCCTAAGCGGGGCTGGCATTTCAGCAGAAAGCGGGATTAAAACCTTTAGGGACGCTGATGGCTTGTGGGAAGGGCATGACATCATGGAAGTCGCCTCGCCTTATGGCTGGAAAAAGAACCCGCAAAAAGTGTTGGATTTTTATAACCAAAGGCGCCGACAGCTTTTTGAAGTTTATCCTAACAAAGCCCATAAGGCTTTAGCGGAATTGGAAAAACACTATCAAGTCAATATCATCACCCAAAATGTAGATGATTTGCATGAAAGAGCGGGTTCTTCTCGCATTTTGCACTTGCATGGGGAATTATTGAGCGTTCGCAGCGAAAAAGATCCTAATTTAGTTTATAGGTGGGAAAAGGACTTGAATTTAGGCGACTTGGCCAAGGACAAATCGCAATTACGCCCCAATATTGTGTGGTTTGGCGAAGCGGTGCCTTTGCTTAAAGAAGCGATTTCTTTAGTCAAACAAGCACATCTTTTAATCATCATTGGCACTTCTTTGCAAGTCTATCCGGCCGCTAGCCTCTACACGCATGCACATAAAGACGCCCTCATTTATTACATTGACCCTAAGGCTAAAAACGCCCATTTACCCCAGAATGTCCAATGCATTAATGAAAGCGCGGTGCATGCCATGCAAGATTTAATGCCCAAACTCATAGAAATGGCCTCTTAA
- a CDS encoding NAD(P)H-quinone oxidoreductase subunit 3 — MQQATEALNHPYFGVFVLLVFTFWVFNLTLRIQRFLSRKMAQKKGEKLKLAPYECGPVALKQPNRVSHHFYIMAMLFILFDVEIVFMFPWAIDFKKLGLFGLIEMLGFVFFLTIGFIYALKRNALSWQKLEVK, encoded by the coding sequence ATGCAACAAGCCACAGAAGCATTGAATCACCCCTATTTTGGCGTTTTTGTTTTGCTAGTATTCACCTTTTGGGTGTTTAACTTAACCTTAAGGATTCAAAGGTTTTTAAGCCGTAAAATGGCTCAAAAAAAGGGCGAAAAGCTCAAGCTCGCTCCCTATGAATGCGGGCCTGTGGCTCTCAAACAGCCTAATAGAGTGTCGCACCATTTCTATATCATGGCCATGCTTTTTATCTTATTTGATGTAGAAATCGTTTTCATGTTCCCTTGGGCGATTGATTTTAAAAAATTAGGCTTGTTTGGGCTCATTGAAATGCTAGGCTTTGTCTTCTTTTTAACCATTGGTTTTATTTACGCTTTAAAGCGAAACGCTTTGAGCTGGCAGAAATTAGAGGTGAAATAA
- a CDS encoding NuoB/complex I 20 kDa subunit family protein, which translates to MQQAPVVLSTLDKLLNWGRSNSLWPLTYGLACCAIEMMATGGSRFDFDRFGTIFRASPRQSDVMIIAGTLTKKHAEFMRRLYDQMPEPKWVISMGSCANTGGMFNTYATVQGADRIVPVDIYLPGCAPRPETLQYALMVLQDKIRRSKAIKQDAPKRLV; encoded by the coding sequence ATGCAACAAGCACCGGTTGTTCTAAGCACTTTGGATAAATTATTGAATTGGGGGCGTTCTAATTCGCTCTGGCCCTTAACTTATGGCTTGGCGTGTTGCGCGATTGAGATGATGGCGACAGGGGGTTCAAGGTTTGATTTTGACAGATTTGGCACGATTTTTAGAGCGAGCCCTAGGCAATCTGATGTGATGATCATCGCTGGCACGCTCACTAAAAAGCATGCCGAATTCATGCGTAGGCTCTATGATCAAATGCCTGAACCTAAATGGGTGATTTCTATGGGGAGTTGCGCTAACACGGGCGGGATGTTCAACACTTATGCGACCGTTCAAGGAGCAGACAGGATCGTTCCTGTGGATATTTACTTGCCCGGTTGCGCGCCACGCCCAGAGACTTTACAATACGCTCTTATGGTTTTGCAAGATAAAATCAGACGCTCTAAAGCGATCAAACAAGACGCTCCCAAAAGGTTAGTGTGA
- a CDS encoding NADH-quinone oxidoreductase subunit C, with the protein MVRKQSPYEDVQKQSRQHDPYKIIEPTPKKYLEGSAYEVIYNHLSYKHEILDKYIETNTAVFWIKKDDIFSVATILRHLGYECLSEMSAIDLCAKKGHFELFYQFVGFSDSCKNRRRVRVKCVLLPNESVDSLSFLYRSANWSEREAYDMLGIVFDKHPYLKRLIMPHDWVGHPLLRSYPLKGDEFAQWYEVDKIFGKEYREVVGKEQRDSARVDEKDTFNFAKIGYEQGKGEELKEVEEKHAFKKIPFVKDLHKIAPTILKKRL; encoded by the coding sequence ATGGTAAGAAAACAATCCCCCTATGAAGATGTGCAAAAACAATCGCGCCAGCATGACCCCTATAAAATCATAGAACCCACCCCTAAAAAATATTTAGAGGGCAGCGCTTATGAGGTCATTTACAACCACCTTTCTTACAAACATGAGATTTTAGACAAATATATAGAAACGAACACGGCTGTGTTTTGGATCAAAAAAGACGATATTTTTTCTGTTGCTACGATTTTAAGGCATTTGGGCTATGAGTGTTTGAGCGAAATGAGCGCGATAGATTTGTGCGCTAAAAAAGGGCATTTTGAATTGTTTTATCAATTTGTGGGTTTTAGCGATAGCTGTAAGAACCGCCGTAGGGTGCGCGTGAAATGCGTTTTGTTGCCTAATGAGAGCGTGGATTCTTTGAGTTTTTTATACCGATCGGCTAATTGGAGCGAAAGGGAAGCGTATGACATGCTTGGTATTGTGTTTGACAAACACCCCTATTTGAAGCGCCTTATCATGCCGCATGATTGGGTAGGCCACCCTTTATTGCGTTCTTACCCGCTCAAAGGCGATGAATTCGCCCAATGGTATGAAGTGGATAAAATTTTTGGCAAAGAATATCGAGAAGTGGTGGGCAAAGAGCAGAGAGACAGCGCGAGGGTGGATGAAAAAGACACTTTCAATTTCGCCAAAATCGGCTATGAGCAGGGCAAGGGCGAAGAATTAAAAGAAGTAGAAGAAAAACATGCGTTTAAGAAAATCCCTTTTGTCAAAGATTTGCACAAAATCGCCCCCACTATCTTAAAAAAGAGGCTATAA
- the nuoD gene encoding NADH dehydrogenase (quinone) subunit D — MAQNFTKLNPQFENIIFEHDDNQMILNFGPQHPSSHGQLRLILELEGEKIIKATPEIGYLHRGCEKLGENMTYNEYMPTTDRLDYTSSTSNNYAYAYAVETLLNLEIPRRAQVIRTILLELNRMISHIFFISVHALDVGAMSVFLYAFKTREYGLDLMEDYCGARLTHNAIRIGGVPLDLPPNWLEGLKKFLGEMRECKKLIQGLLDKNRIWRMRLENVGVVTPKMAQSWGMSGIMLRGTGIAYDIRKEEPYELYKELDFDVPVGNYGDSYDRYCLYMLEIDESIRIIEQLIPMYAKTDTPIMAQNPHYISAPKEDIMTQNYALMQHFVLVAQGMRPPIGEVYAPTESPKGELGFFIHSEGEPYPHRLKIRAPSFYHIGALSDILVGQYLADAVTVIGSTNAVFGEVDR; from the coding sequence ATGGCTCAAAATTTCACGAAACTCAACCCCCAGTTTGAAAACATCATTTTTGAACATGACGACAACCAAATGATTTTAAACTTTGGCCCTCAACACCCCAGTAGTCATGGGCAATTGCGCTTGATTTTGGAATTAGAGGGCGAAAAAATCATTAAGGCTACCCCTGAAATTGGCTACTTGCATAGAGGCTGTGAAAAGTTAGGCGAAAACATGACCTATAACGAATACATGCCCACTACTGACAGGTTGGATTACACTTCTTCTACCAGCAATAATTACGCTTACGCTTATGCGGTAGAGACCTTACTCAACTTAGAAATCCCTCGCCGAGCGCAAGTGATCCGCACGATTTTACTAGAGCTTAACCGCATGATTTCACACATCTTTTTTATCAGCGTGCATGCTTTAGATGTGGGGGCGATGAGCGTGTTTTTGTATGCGTTTAAAACGAGGGAATACGGGTTGGATTTGATGGAGGATTATTGCGGGGCTAGGCTCACGCATAACGCTATAAGGATTGGGGGCGTGCCTTTAGATTTACCCCCTAATTGGCTAGAGGGCTTAAAAAAGTTTTTAGGCGAAATGAGAGAATGCAAAAAACTCATTCAGGGCTTATTGGATAAGAATCGCATTTGGCGGATGCGTTTGGAAAATGTGGGCGTTGTAACGCCAAAAATGGCGCAAAGCTGGGGCATGAGCGGTATCATGCTAAGAGGGACTGGGATCGCTTATGATATTAGAAAAGAAGAGCCTTATGAGCTTTATAAAGAGCTTGATTTTGATGTGCCGGTGGGCAATTATGGCGATAGCTATGATCGGTATTGTCTGTATATGCTAGAAATTGATGAAAGCATTCGCATCATTGAACAACTCATTCCCATGTATGCTAAAACCGATACGCCTATCATGGCTCAAAACCCGCATTATATTTCTGCCCCTAAAGAAGATATAATGACGCAAAATTATGCCTTGATGCAGCATTTTGTTTTAGTGGCTCAAGGCATGCGCCCGCCCATTGGGGAAGTGTATGCCCCCACAGAAAGCCCTAAAGGAGAATTAGGGTTTTTTATCCATTCAGAGGGTGAGCCTTACCCTCATAGATTGAAAATCAGAGCCCCTAGCTTTTATCACATTGGGGCTTTAAGCGATATTTTAGTAGGGCAATATTTAGCGGATGCGGTAACCGTGATTGGCTCAACCAATGCGGTGTTTGGCGAGGTGGATAGATGA
- a CDS encoding NADH-ubiquinone oxidoreductase subunit E family protein, protein MKRFDLRPLKAGIFERLEELIEKEMQPNEVAIFMFEVGDFSNIPKSAEFIQSKGHELLNSLRFNQADWTIVVRKKA, encoded by the coding sequence ATGAAACGCTTTGATTTACGCCCCTTAAAAGCGGGTATTTTTGAACGCTTAGAAGAATTGATTGAAAAAGAAATGCAACCTAATGAAGTCGCTATTTTCATGTTTGAAGTGGGGGATTTTTCTAATATCCCTAAGAGTGCTGAATTTATCCAATCTAAAGGGCATGAGCTCCTCAATTCTTTGCGTTTCAATCAAGCGGATTGGACGATTGTCGTGAGAAAAAAGGCTTGA
- a CDS encoding NADH-quinone oxidoreductase subunit G, which produces MITMNINGKTIECQEGQSVLEAARSAGIYIPTICYLSGCSPTVACKMCMVEMDGKRIYSCNTKAKNNATILTNTPTLMDERKSIMQTYDVNHPLECGVCDKSGECELQDMTHLTGVEHQPYAVADDFKALDSWAKALYDPNLCIMCERCVTTCKDNVGENNLKATKADLHAPDKFKDSMSKDAFSVWSRKQKGIISFVGSVPCYDCGECIAVCPVGALSYKDFAYTANAWELKKIHSTCSHCSAGCLISYDVRHFDTLGEESKIFRVLNDFYHNPICGAGRFAFDVSSSPKGSTNLKEAQNALKECEAVRIGGDITNEEAFLIERLRKELDFKIYNQEAYRFQQFLKVLGEIKRPSIEEIKTSHLVVTIGSSIKTENPLVRYAINNALKLNKASLIAMHPIKDNALANLCRSSFCITHEVGAEEILLGMLLKMLNIESVALKSLEDSKQDIVDEAALKALEEERKKALEQAEQGCSIGENKAENQEEDKTEATTPKENQEENKTEVKEEKIEVPTKTTYLLLEEAGIDLETYEKILALLQKSNNTLLVVGEEIYSHKQAHNIAKMLRLLAQKSAVKLILIPPSANALGIASICQLSEEIFEHEKIVGIRAQGDFTINSDDRVFGKDAVSKVDFILPSLNQLEGTITNIEGRVLPLKPALRFEGYDLSDIMQGFGFVEENLTECTHKLPTEAGFKALEFDHLTNYFTNDRVNHRGYLLETSHFENSAKECETTECEPIKPLKEKIAFNAYLKYPETQFNNATHKSENLQLKAGVYVSKAFLKKLDKEVGQNITLFKEEEELTGVLYLDESLDQEVFVISPSLLTNHSGFFREGVFDSVDLKEQA; this is translated from the coding sequence ATGATCACAATGAATATCAATGGCAAAACGATTGAATGCCAAGAGGGACAAAGCGTTTTAGAGGCCGCTAGGAGCGCTGGGATCTACATCCCTACTATTTGCTATTTAAGCGGTTGCTCGCCCACAGTCGCATGCAAAATGTGCATGGTTGAAATGGATGGCAAACGCATTTATAGCTGCAACACGAAAGCCAAAAATAACGCCACCATTCTCACTAACACCCCCACGCTCATGGATGAAAGAAAAAGCATCATGCAAACTTATGATGTCAACCACCCCCTAGAATGTGGCGTGTGCGATAAGAGCGGGGAGTGCGAATTGCAAGACATGACGCATTTAACCGGCGTGGAGCACCAACCCTATGCGGTGGCTGATGATTTTAAAGCGCTAGATTCATGGGCAAAAGCCTTGTATGATCCTAATTTGTGCATCATGTGCGAAAGGTGCGTAACCACTTGTAAGGACAATGTGGGCGAAAACAACCTTAAAGCCACTAAAGCCGATTTGCATGCTCCGGATAAATTTAAAGACAGCATGTCCAAAGACGCTTTTAGCGTGTGGAGTCGTAAGCAAAAAGGCATTATTTCTTTTGTGGGCAGCGTGCCTTGCTATGATTGCGGGGAATGCATTGCGGTATGCCCTGTGGGCGCTTTGAGCTATAAAGATTTCGCTTACACGGCTAACGCATGGGAACTCAAAAAGATCCATTCTACTTGTTCGCATTGCTCAGCCGGGTGTTTGATTTCTTATGATGTGCGCCATTTTGATACTCTAGGCGAAGAATCTAAGATTTTTAGGGTGCTTAATGATTTTTACCATAACCCTATTTGTGGGGCAGGCCGGTTTGCTTTTGATGTGAGCTCTAGCCCTAAAGGCAGCACTAATCTTAAAGAAGCGCAAAACGCCCTCAAAGAATGCGAAGCGGTGCGAATAGGTGGGGATATTACGAATGAAGAGGCGTTTTTAATAGAGCGTTTGAGGAAAGAGCTTGATTTTAAAATCTACAATCAAGAAGCGTATCGTTTCCAGCAATTCTTAAAAGTATTGGGCGAGATTAAACGCCCCAGCATTGAAGAGATTAAAACTTCTCATTTAGTCGTTACGATAGGATCTTCTATCAAAACAGAAAACCCTTTGGTGCGCTATGCTATTAATAACGCTCTCAAACTCAATAAAGCTTCTTTGATCGCTATGCACCCTATTAAGGATAATGCGTTAGCGAATTTGTGTCGAAGCTCTTTTTGCATCACCCATGAAGTGGGGGCTGAAGAAATCCTTTTAGGCATGCTTTTAAAAATGCTTAACATTGAAAGCGTAGCTCTAAAAAGCTTAGAAGATTCCAAGCAAGATATTGTAGATGAAGCGGCTCTTAAAGCCTTAGAAGAAGAGCGAAAAAAAGCTTTAGAACAAGCTGAGCAAGGGTGCAGTATTGGAGAAAATAAGGCAGAAAATCAAGAAGAGGATAAAACAGAAGCAACTACTCCAAAAGAAAATCAAGAAGAAAACAAGACAGAGGTTAAAGAAGAAAAAATTGAAGTCCCTACCAAAACCACTTATTTGTTGCTTGAAGAAGCGGGCATCGATTTAGAAACTTATGAAAAGATTCTCGCTCTTTTGCAAAAATCAAATAACACCTTGCTGGTGGTTGGCGAAGAAATTTATAGCCACAAACAAGCCCATAACATCGCTAAAATGTTGCGTTTGTTAGCCCAAAAAAGCGCTGTTAAACTCATTCTTATCCCTCCAAGCGCGAACGCTTTAGGCATCGCTTCTATTTGTCAATTGAGCGAAGAAATTTTTGAACATGAAAAAATCGTAGGCATTCGCGCTCAAGGGGATTTCACTATCAATAGCGATGATAGGGTTTTTGGAAAAGACGCTGTCAGCAAAGTGGATTTTATTTTACCCAGTCTCAACCAGCTAGAAGGCACGATCACTAATATTGAAGGGCGTGTGTTGCCCTTAAAACCGGCTTTGAGGTTTGAAGGCTATGATTTGAGCGATATCATGCAAGGCTTTGGCTTTGTGGAAGAAAATCTCACAGAATGCACCCACAAACTCCCTACAGAAGCGGGCTTTAAAGCCTTAGAGTTTGATCATCTAACCAACTATTTCACTAATGATAGGGTCAATCACAGAGGCTATTTATTAGAAACAAGCCATTTTGAAAACAGCGCTAAAGAATGCGAAACCACAGAATGCGAGCCTATCAAGCCTTTAAAAGAAAAAATCGCTTTCAACGCTTATTTAAAATACCCAGAAACGCAATTCAATAACGCTACCCATAAAAGCGAGAATTTGCAATTAAAAGCCGGTGTCTATGTGTCTAAAGCTTTCTTAAAAAAATTGGATAAAGAAGTGGGGCAAAACATCACTTTATTTAAAGAAGAAGAGGAATTAACAGGCGTTTTGTATCTTGATGAGAGCTTGGATCAGGAAGTGTTTGTCATTTCGCCTTCTCTTTTGACAAACCATTCTGGCTTTTTTAGAGAGGGCGTGTTTGATAGCGTGGATTTAAAGGAGCAAGCATGA
- the nuoH gene encoding NADH-quinone oxidoreductase subunit NuoH: MSAYIIETLIKILILVAVFSALGGFATYIERKVLAYFQRRLGPCYVGPFGLLQVAADGIKLFTKEDIIPQGANKFIFTLAPIIAMVSAFVSMAPIPFFPNFTLFGYEIKPLISDINIGFLFFLAVGSAGIYAPILAGLASNNKYSLIGSARATIQLLSFEVVSTLTILAPLMVVGSLSLVEINHYQSGGFLDWLVFKQPLAFVLFLIASYAELNRTPFDLLEHEAEIVAGYCTEYSGLKWGMFFLAEYTHLFAFSFVISIVFFGGFNAWGFIPGGLAILIKAGFFVFLSMWVRATYPHVRPDQLMNMCWKIMLPLALLNIVLTGIIILI, from the coding sequence ATGAGCGCTTATATCATTGAAACTTTGATTAAAATTTTGATTTTAGTCGCTGTTTTTTCGGCTTTAGGAGGCTTTGCCACTTATATTGAAAGGAAAGTGTTAGCCTATTTCCAACGCCGTTTAGGGCCTTGTTATGTGGGGCCTTTTGGACTTTTGCAAGTCGCAGCAGACGGCATTAAGCTTTTCACTAAAGAAGACATTATCCCTCAAGGCGCGAACAAATTCATTTTCACGCTAGCGCCCATTATTGCGATGGTGAGCGCGTTTGTGTCCATGGCGCCTATCCCCTTTTTCCCTAATTTCACTCTGTTTGGCTATGAAATCAAGCCCCTTATTTCTGACATCAACATTGGCTTTTTGTTTTTCTTAGCCGTGGGTTCAGCAGGGATTTATGCGCCTATTTTAGCCGGGCTTGCCTCTAATAACAAATACTCTTTGATTGGCTCCGCGAGAGCGACGATCCAACTGCTCAGCTTTGAAGTGGTCAGCACTTTAACCATTCTAGCCCCCTTAATGGTGGTAGGATCGCTCTCTTTAGTGGAAATCAATCATTACCAAAGCGGTGGGTTTTTAGACTGGCTTGTGTTTAAGCAACCTCTAGCGTTTGTTTTGTTTTTGATCGCAAGTTATGCCGAATTGAATCGAACCCCCTTTGACTTGTTAGAGCATGAAGCCGAGATCGTGGCGGGGTATTGCACCGAATACAGCGGCTTGAAATGGGGCATGTTCTTTTTAGCGGAATACACGCATTTATTCGCTTTTTCTTTTGTGATTTCTATTGTGTTTTTTGGTGGGTTTAACGCATGGGGCTTTATCCCTGGGGGTTTAGCGATTTTGATTAAAGCGGGCTTTTTTGTCTTTTTATCCATGTGGGTTAGAGCGACTTATCCGCATGTGCGCCCAGACCAACTGATGAATATGTGCTGGAAAATCATGCTGCCTTTAGCGTTATTGAACATTGTGCTAACGGGCATTATCATTTTAATTTAA
- the nuoI gene encoding NADH-quinone oxidoreductase subunit NuoI, translating into MAKQEYKQLPKRAEIHSATEQFKDTIKTSLGLDLFKGLGLTIKEFFSPSVTIHYPMEQLPLSPRYRAVHNLQRLLDSGSERCIGCGLCEKICTSNCIRIITHKGEDNRKKIDSYTINLGRCIYCGLCAEVCPELAIVMGNRFENASTQRSQYGSKSEFLTSEQDARNCSHAEFLGFGAVSPNYNERMQATPLDYVQEPSKEESKEESPSPESNKGDENV; encoded by the coding sequence ATGGCCAAGCAAGAATACAAGCAACTTCCTAAACGAGCCGAAATCCATAGCGCGACCGAGCAGTTTAAAGACACCATTAAAACGAGTTTGGGTTTGGATCTATTCAAAGGGTTAGGGCTTACGATCAAGGAATTTTTTAGCCCAAGCGTAACCATCCATTACCCTATGGAGCAACTCCCCTTAAGCCCACGCTATCGTGCGGTGCATAATCTGCAACGGCTTTTAGACTCAGGCTCTGAAAGGTGTATAGGTTGTGGGCTGTGTGAAAAGATTTGCACGAGCAATTGCATAAGGATCATCACGCATAAGGGCGAAGACAACCGCAAAAAGATCGATTCTTACACGATCAATTTAGGGCGTTGCATTTATTGCGGGTTGTGCGCGGAAGTTTGCCCAGAATTAGCGATCGTTATGGGGAATCGGTTTGAAAACGCCAGCACCCAACGCTCCCAATACGGCTCTAAAAGCGAGTTTTTAACGAGCGAACAAGACGCTAGAAACTGCTCGCATGCCGAGTTTTTAGGCTTTGGTGCGGTAAGCCCTAATTACAACGAACGCATGCAAGCCACCCCTTTAGATTATGTCCAAGAGCCCTCAAAAGAAGAATCCAAAGAAGAGTCTCCAAGCCCAGAAAGCAATAAGGGAGATGAAAATGTTTGA